TCAGTTGTTCGGGAGATACATAGAACTGCTGTGTCATGGTCAGCCCTCCAATCCTGCTGCGGACCGGCGGCTAACCAGTTCCTGGGCCGTTATGTGCAGTTCCCGTTCCGGGATTTCCCTGGCACCGGCGCTGTTGACCACGTACACCACAGGCCACAGCTGCCGCACGAGGTCCGGGCCGCCGGTGGCGGAGTCGTCGTCGGCCGCGTCATAGAGGGCTTCCACTGCCACGGCCACCGCCTGCTCCTCGTCCAGCCCCGGCTTCCAGAGCTTCTTGAGTGCTCCGCGCGCAAACACCGATCCGGAACCCACGCTGTGGTGTTCGTACTCCTCGTAACGCCCACCCGTGACATCGTAGGAAAACAGCCGGCCGAGGTGGCGTTCGGTGTCATAACCTGCAAACAGCGGCACCACCGCAAGCCCCTGAAGCGCCAGGGGCAGATTGGAGCGCACCATGGCCGCGAGCCGGTTGGACTTGCCGTCCAGGCTCATGGGCGTTCCTTCGATTTTGTCGTAGTGCTCCAGTTCCACCTGGAACAGCCGGATCATGTCGATGGCCAGTCCGGCCGTTCCGGCAATGCCGACCACTGAGTAGTTGTCCGCCGGAAAAACCTTCTTGATGTGTCGGCTGGCAATCATGTTTCCCATGGTTGCCCGCCGGTCGCCGGCCATCAGCACCCCGCCCGCATAGGTCAGGGCCACAATGGTGGTGGCCTGCGGTGCGGCCGCAGACGTTGACGCTGCAGAAGCCGGGCCCAGCCGGCGGGATGACGGCAGAAGCTCAGGGTGGTGGCGGGCGAGATGATCGCTGAAGGACGGCGGCGCCGCCCCGTGAACCGCTGACGCGGGGTCCTGAGGGGTCATCCGCTACTGTCCGCCCTTCTGGATGAAGCCACGGACAAATTCCTCGGCATTGTTTTCCAACACGCCGTCAATCTCGTCCAAAAGGTCGTCGACACCTTCGGTCTGCGCTGACGCGCCCGCTTCCGGGCCGGCTTCGGGAGGAGGCGTCTCTTCCAGTTCCTCTTCCCCGGTGCGTCCTTCGGTGTTCCTGCGGTCCTGGGTTGCCATGATGCCTGCCTTCCTTGGCCGGAGTCCGGCCCTGTGACGGGTCCTGACAATCGGAACCCAACTGCTAGTGCCTATGGTGCCACGCTATGTTCCGGACCGGACAGGAGTCGAGTGACAAAGTCCTCCGCATCCACGGAAGCTTCAAACAATTCACCCGTCAGGGCACGGGTTCCCTTGAGGGGTTCACGCGTGGGGATGCGCTGCAGGCGCCGGCGCGAGGGGAGCTCGAAGATGATCGAATCCCAGCTGGCCCCCACCACCTGCTGAGGGAAGCGGCTAACGCAGTTTCCCCGGAAATAGGCCCGCGTGTCATCGGGCGGCTCGTTGACCGCCCGTGCAATCTCCTGGTCGGTCAGGATGCGTTCCATTTGACCGCGGGCGGCGAGCCGGTGGTACAGCCCCTTCTCCGGACGGATGTCCGAATACTGCAAATCCACCAGATGCAGCCGGGCATCGGACCAGGCGAGGGAGTCCCGGTTGCGGTACGCCTGCAGCAGTTTCAGTTTTGCCACCCAGTCCACAGACGCTGCGGCCTCCAGGGGATCGCGCTTCAGCGTTCCAACCAGGGACGTCCAGCGGGTAAGGATGTCCTCCGTGTCCGGGTCCGTCCCTGCGCTGCGGCAGTGCCGCGCCGCAGCCTCCAGATAAATCTCCTGAAGGTCGAGGCCGGAGACCATGCGTCCGTCCTTGAGCTCCACCAGCCGCTCAAGGCTCGGATCATGGCTGATAGCCTGCAGCGCGCCCACCGGATCCCGCAGCTCCACTTCCGGCGCAGTGCCCGCCTCAATCATGGACAGGACAATGGACGTGGTCCCCACCTTCAGCAGCGTGGATACCTCGCTGAGGTTTGCGTCTCCGATAATGACGTGCAGCCGCCGGTATTTTTCCGCCACGGCATGGGGTTCATCGCGGGTGTTCACAATGGGCCGGCGGATGGTGGTTTCCAGTCCCACCTCCGCCTCAAAGAAATCCGCCCGCTGGCTCAGCTGGTAGCCCTGGCGCTGGTTGTTGGTCCCTATCCCCACCCGGCCGGACCCGACAATGACCTGGCGGCTGACAAAGAAAGGCACCAGGCCGCGGACCAGGTCGGTGAAGGGGACACTGCGCGGAACCAAATAGTTTTCGTGGGACCCGTAAGAGGCCCCCTTGCTGTCGGTGTTGTTCTTATACAGGTTTACGGGCGAGAACCCGGGTGCGGCGGCAATATACCGCACCGCTGCCAGTACGACGGCGTCCCCGGCTTTGTCCCACAGGACCGCATCGCGCGGAGTGGTTACTTCCGGGGAGGAGTATTCCGGATGCGCGTGGTCAACGTAGAGGCGTGCACCGTTGCCCAGCACCATGTTCATCAAGACCGGGTTGTCGGTGGTTTGCTCCCCGTAGAGGGCGGCCGGACCGCCGCCCTCCATGGCAATCTGTTCCGCGTCCAGCACCGGCGGAGCATCGGTCAGCTGGGTCGGATCCGCTGCCGTCCGCGGCACGGCAAATCCCCGCGCGTCATTCAGCGGTGCCTCGTCCGTGTAATCCCACCGGGTGCCGCTGAAATTGCCCATACCGCTCCGGCGCGAAGCTGCATAGGCATTGACGATCTGGCTGGACAGGACGGTGGCGTTGGCCGCGGGCATCCCGGGCGCCAGCACACCGTACTCGGTTTCCGTGCCCATGACGCGGCGCACGCTCATAGATACTGCCCGGGGTTGGCTGTTGTTTCGATGGTGCGCCCGGGTTCCTGCCCGGCTTTGCCCTGGATGATGGTGCGGATGTAGGTGATGCGCTCGCCTTTCTTGCCCGAGATGCGTGCCCAGTCGTCCGGGTTGGTGGTGTTGGGCATGTCCTCGTGCTCACGGAATTCATCCACCACTGCACGCATCAGATGATCGATCCGCAGGCCGCGCTGGTGCAGCATCAGCAGGTCCTTGATGGCGTACTTCTTGGCCCGGTCCACGACGTTTTGAATCACGGCACCGGAATTGAAGTCCTTGAAGTACAGCATTTCGGTGTCACCGTTGGCGTAGGTGACTTCCAGGTATTCGTTGGACTTGTCCTCCGCATACATCTTTTCCACGGTCCGGCGGATCATTTCCCGGACCGTCATTTCCGGGTCGTACCCGTTTTCGGCGAGGTCGTCCCGGTGCAGTGGCAGGTCCGGCGTCAGGTACTTGGCGAAGATCTCCGCCGCGCCTTCGGCATCCGGGCGCAGGATCTTGATCTTCACGTCCAGCCGGCCCGGACGCAGGATGGCCGGATCGATCATGTCCTCGCGGTTGGAGGCGCCGATGACAATGACGTTTTCCAGTTTCTCCACGCCGTCGATCTCCGAGAGCAGCTGGGGAACGATGGTGGTTTCAACATCGGAGGAAATACCGGTTCCGCGGGTACGGAAGAGCGAGTCCATCTCGTCAAAGAACACCACAACGGGGCTTCCGCCGGAGGCCTTTTCACGGGCGCGGGCGAAAATCAGCCGGATGTGCCGCTCGGTCTCCCCCACGTACTTGTCCAGCAGCTCCGGGCCCTTGATGTTCAGGAAGTAACTGCGGGTTCCCAGGGATCCGGTCTGCTCCATGACCCGGGCGGCCAGCGAGTGGGCCACCGCCTTGGCGATGAGGGTTTTGCCGCAGCCGGGAGGGCCGTACAGCAGGATGCCCTTGGGTGCCTTGAGGCCGTGCTCCCGGTACAGATCCGGATGCAGGAAGGGCAGCTCGACGGCGTCACGGATCTGCTCAATCTGGGGTCCCAGGCCGCCGATATCCGAGTAGGAGATGTCCGGAACTTCTTCCAGGACCAGGTTTTCCACCTCGCTGCGGGGGATCTTCTCCAAGGCGTAGCCGATTCGTGTATCGACGGTGAGGGCGTCTCCCACCCGAACCTTCTCGGCTACCAGCGGACCATTGAGGCGGACCACCCGTTCGTCGTCGGCCCGGCCGATGACCAGGCAGCGGTCGGTGCCCAGCAGCTCCTTGACGGTGAACAGCTCCCCGCTGCGCTCGAAGCCCAGCGACGCGACGGCGACCAGCGACTCGTTCAGGAGAACTTCCTGCCCGGGAACAATCTGGTCCATGTCCAGCAGCGGGCTGACCGAAACGCGGAGCTTGCGCCCGGACTGAATGATGTCCAGACTGTCCTGGACTGCCGCAGTTGTGGTTTTGCCCCTGCTGGCCGGTGCCCGGTGGTTCACCGAGATGACAGTCGCGAAGCTAAAGGGCGTGGCGCCCTCTTTCTCGAGGGCGTCCTTCAACCGGATGATCTCCGACTTTGCCGTCTCCAGCATCGCCACCAAGCGGGCATTGTTGTGGGTAAGGGCTGCCAGCTGCCGGTCCACGTTCCGCAGCTTCTCCCGAAGCACGGCGGCCTGCTGGGCGTCGATCCCGGGGCCGCCTGTTCCGCCGAGGTATCCGCGCGGATCTTCAGCCCCGGATTCAACGTTGTTATCTGCTCCAACCATGCTTACGACCACCTTCACGTTGCGCAGGGACTCTAGCCTCTGACGATAACCCAGCAACGGAGGCAAAACACCGGTTGGCACCTCTTGTATTTATCGGGCCGGCAGTTATCCGCCGGCCCGATTGCGGCTAGGGCGTTTCCGGCGTACCGTCCTGATCCGCGTTGTACTTTTCGGCGTTTTCCAGGGCCCCGCGCTGCACCTTGGAACTGGCGTCACGGGCAGCGCGGCGCAGCTTGTGGGCCGAGACTTCCCTCTCGCCAACGGCAGCGGGCGTCCATGCGTTGAGGTCCTCTTCGCTGAAGTTGGTTTTGGATGCGCGGCGCTTGGCCACCAGTCCGGTGGCGCCTTCGGCCAGACGCCGGGCGGTCAGCAGGAATCCTGTGTGTGCCACCATGCGGTGGTCCGGACGAACGGCCAGCCCTTCCAGATGCCAGCCGCGAACCATGGATTCCCAGCCGTCGGGCTCGGTGAACCGGCCGTCGGCGCGGATTGCCTCGGCGGTGCGGGACAGCTGCGTGACAGTGGCTACGTAGGAAATCCAGACGCCTCCCGGTGCCAGGACGGTGGCTACGGCGTCGGTGCACTCCCAAGGAGCCAGCATGTCGAGAACCACCCGGTCAACGCTGCCGGGCTCTTCGGTGCGGACAACCTCTTCCTGGAAGTCGCCCAGCGTGATGTTCCAGGCGGGGTGCGGGCCCCCGAAGAAGGTTTCCACGTTTCCCCGTGCGATATCCGCGAACTCTTCGCGCCGTTCAAAGGAATGAAGCGAGCCGTAATCTCCCACGGCACGCAGCAGGGAGATGCTCAGCGCGCCGGAGCCCACGCCGGCCTCCACCACGCGGGCGCCGGGATAAATGTCGGCCATGGTGACAATCTGGCCGGCGTCCTTCGGATAAACCACGGCGGCACCGCGGGGCATCGAGAGGACGAAGTCCGACAGCAGGGGCCGCAGCACCTGGTACTGCTGGCCCGTGGTGTTGGTGACGATCGTGCCTTCGGGCTTGCCGATGATCGTGTCATGGGGCAGGAACCCGCGGTGGGTGTGGAAAGCGCCGCCCTCGGTCAGGGTGATGGTGCTGTGCCGGCCCTTTTCGTCGGTGAGCTGGACGCGCTCCCCCGGACGCAGCGGCCCCCGGCGGTTGTCGGCGCCGTGGGGTGCTGTAGCGGCAGTCTGGCCCGGAGTTTCCGAGTTCATGGGTAACGTTCCTTTGGATCGGGTGTTGCTGGTCTGTGAAGAAAAAGGGGGCGGAAATTTACCGCGGGGATGCCGGCGGACGCTGCCGCCGTCCGGGCTTGGCCGATATGGCGTCCAGGACAACCGCCTGGGTCAGGAGGCCAATCACGGAGCCGTCGTGGTCTATGACGGCATACTCACTGCCCTGAAGTTTAGCGAGGTACTCCACCAGTTCTGAACCGGCGGCGACCACCGGCACATACGCTCCGGGAGCCAGGGGGCGGGCTGCGGCGTCCACCGGTGTGCTCGCCGCCAGGTTGTCCGGCACCAGCGCGAGTGCTCCGCGGTCCGCGACGGCCCAGGGCTGCCCCGTGACGGCAGTGATGACCAGTGCCGCGTGCGGATTCGCCGTCAGCAGGGCCCGGGCGCTGGACACGGTCGAGCCGGCGGGCAGCGAAACCGCAGGGCTCATGAGGGCGCCTGCGCTGACCTGGGGCAGCCGCAGGCGGACGCGGGCGTTCTGGATACTGGCTCCGGCACCCATCCAGAGGAAGGAAGAAATCAGCGCGGTGAGCAGGATCAGCTGCAGGTCCGGCGCTTCGCCGCGCAGGTAGGGCGGAATGACGACGGCGGCAGCCAGCAGGGCTGCGATGATTCGTCCCGCATAGCCGGCGGCTACGGTGCCCCGGTCCTGGGAACCGGTGGCCTTCCATACCGCCGATTCCACGATCCGGCCGCCGTCCAGGGGAAGGCCGGGCAGCACGTTGAAGACGGCCACCAGCAGGTTTGCCCACACAAAAATCTGGGCCAGCAGCGCTGCCACCGGATTCAGCGGCACCGCCACCAGGAGAAGCCAGCCTGCGCCGGCCAGCGCGAAGTTGGCCGCGGGTCCCGCCAAGGCCACCAGCAGGGACCGCCCCGGCGTTGTCTGCACGCTGCCGAACTGGGTATGCCCTCCCCAGAGGGTCAGCACGATTTTTGTCGTCGGCCAGCGGTATCTCCGGGCGAGGACGGCGTGGGCCAGCTCGTGAATGAGCACGGAGACCAGCAGCAGCAGGGCGTATCCCAGCGCAACCCCGTAGGCGCCAGCACCGAGGTACGGAAAACTTCGCCGGACCAGCGGGCCGAAAAACACCACTATGAAGGCGGCAATAATGAACCAGGAGTAGGCCAGGTAGACGGGCACCCCGGCGATCCGTCCCAGGGGTATCCCGTTCCGCACGGGCGCCGGTGTACCGGCTCCGGGGGTAGTGCTCAACGCGTTGCCCCTGCCGGCGCCGAGGTCACCAGCGAGGCCAGATCCGCAGCTGTCCTGCCGGCCAGTGTTTCCCATTCATGCCGGCCCTCGTCCGGGGGCAGCGGAAGAAAATGGGGAACACCGAGCGTCACCAGGCCCGCCGCGCCGGCGGAGGTGACCCCCGGAAGGGAGTCCTCGATCGCAACCACACGGTTCTTCACCAGATCGGGGACCAGCTCCGAAAGACGGTCGAAGGCCAGCTCGTAGGGCTCCGGATGGGGCTTTCCCTGCTGGACCATGTCTCCCGTGACCAGGAACTCGAAGGTCCCGGCAGGCAGCTGGCGACACACCTCATTGGCCAGCACGGGCTCCGACATGGTCACCATGACGCACGGAATACCGCCTTCGCGAAGTTCGGCAAGCAGTTCGCGGGCCCCGGGACGCCAGGGGATCTGGGTGCGGACTTTCACCGTCACCTGCGAAATAAGCCGGTCAATGATCTCCCGGATCGTCAGGGGAACGCCTGCGTTCTGCAGCATCCCGGCACCGTAGGTCAAGGCCTGGCCGACCATTGATTCGGCGTCGGAATCCGTCCATGAGCCGCCGTACTCGGCAACGAGATCCTTCTCCGCCTGGATCCAATACGGTTCCGTGTCCACGATCGTGCCGTCCATATCCCACAGCACCGCCTGGAGCGGGGCGTACCGGGGATCAATCTGCAGGGCATTGGGAACAGAAGAAGACATGCATCCCAGTCTAAGGGGCGGCGGCTGACGGGTTTACTTTGCTCTCGGCGAAGGGCTGCCCGCGGTCCTGACAACACAGCGCGCCGGACATATGGTGAGTCTGTGAGCAATACCGACGAAACCCCGCCCGTAGGCCTCCAGGACTTTTACGGCGGCTCCCAAGAGCGCACCACCGTCATGCTGGCGGCCTTTGAAGGCTGGAACGATGCCGGCGAAGCTGCCAGCGACGCCGTGAAGTTCCTGAGCATGTTTTGGCAAAGCGAGAAGATCGCCAGCCTGAACGCGGATGAGTACTACGATTTCCAGTTCACCCGGCCGGTGATTGAGCGGCTGGCGTCCGGCGAGAAACGGATCAAATGGCCAAGCACCCGCATTTCCAAGGCCGAGGTTCCGAACAGCAATCTGGACGTGATCTTTGTTTCCGGTGTTGAACCTTCCTACAAGTGGCGGGCTTACACCGCAGAGCTGATTGCACTGGCGAAGGAACTGGAAGTCGACTGCATCCTTCTTGCCGGCGCGCTGCTGGCCGACGTGCCGCACACCCGCCCGATTCCCGTGACGGTGACCTGCGAAGACAGTGACCTGCGCGAGGAACTCAAGGTGGAGTCTTCCCACTATGAGGGGCCCATCGGGATCGTTGGGGTGCTGGCGGAAATGGCCGGGCTGGCCGACATTCCCGCTGTGTCCCTGTGGGCGGCAGTGCCCCACTATGTGGGGCACTCCCCCTCACCCAAGGCGCAGCTGTCCCTGCTGCACCGCATCGAGGAACTGCTTCAGGCACCCCTGGACACGGCGCTGCTGACCGATGAAGCCGATGCCTGGGAGCGGGGCGTGGACGAACTGGCCACCGAGGATCCGGAAATCGCCGCCTATGTGCGCCAGCTGGAAGAAGCGAAGGACACGGCGGAGCTTCCGGAAGCCAGCGGCGAGTCGATTGCCCGCGAGTTTGAGCGCTATCTCAAACGCCGCCGGCGCGACTAGGGGCTCTGCCCCGGGCTAGAGCCGAATACCCAGCAGGGCGTCCAGCGTGGAAGCAGCCAGTTCGGCGCCGTCTGCGGTCACGGTGTTCGCCCGGCCGCTCTCGGCGACCATGACCGCCCACGCGTCCACTGCGGCCAAAGCGGCAGGTGCATCGAGATCCCGGGCCATTGCCGTGCGCACCTCAGTGAGCATCTGCTCGGCTTCGGCGCGGCTGGTATTGGGCAGCGCGCTGCGCCAGCGGGAAAGGCGCTGCTCGGCACTGGTCAGCTGATCATCCGTCCAGAACCAATCGGTGCGGTAGTGGTGGCTGAGCAGGACTGCACGGATGGCAGCCGGATCAGTGCCCTGGCTCCGCAGCTGGGAAACCAGTACCAGGTTGCCTAGGGACTTGCTCATCTTCTCGCCGTCCAGGCCCACCATGCCGGCGTGCGCGTAATGGCGGGCCAGCGGGCTTCCGCTGCAGGCGTAGGCGTGGCCGGCGCTCATCTCATGGTGAGGGAAGACCAGATCCGAGCCGCCGGCCTGAACGGTGAACGGAGCCGGGAGAAAACGCTGGGCGATGACTGAACACTCAATGTGCCAGCCGGGGCGCCCCTCCCCCAGCGTTGCGCCGTCCCAGAAGGGTTCACCGGCCCGCTTCACGCGCCACAGCAGCGGGTCCAGTGCATTGCGCTTGCCGGGGCGCAGGGGATCGCCGCCGCGTTCGGCAAAGATCGGGAGCATCTGTTCGGGCTTGAGGCCGGAAACGCTGCCCAGATGCCAGGCCGCTGGATCCTCCGGGTCCATTTCCGAGGCCGCATCGACGGAAAAGTAGACGTCGCCGGCGGGGTTGGTGCCATCCCCGGGAACACGGTAGGCAAGGCCGCGGCGAAGCAGATCCTCCACTGCCGGCACAATCCAGTCAATGGCTTCCACCGCGCCGATGTAGTGATCCGGAGCCAGGACGTTCAGTGCTTCCATGTCGTCTCGGAAGAGCTGGGTCTGCTCGAGGGCCAGTTCCCGCCAGTCCAGGCCTTTGGCGTTGGCTCGTTCCAGCAGCGGATCATCAACGTCCGTGACATTCTGCACGTAGCGGACCGTATTGCCTGCGTCCCGCCACTGCCGGTTCAGCAGGTCAAAGGCTACGTAGGTCGAAGCATGCCCCATGTGGG
This genomic interval from Arthrobacter sunyaminii contains the following:
- the prcB gene encoding proteasome subunit beta, which translates into the protein MTPQDPASAVHGAAPPSFSDHLARHHPELLPSSRRLGPASAASTSAAAPQATTIVALTYAGGVLMAGDRRATMGNMIASRHIKKVFPADNYSVVGIAGTAGLAIDMIRLFQVELEHYDKIEGTPMSLDGKSNRLAAMVRSNLPLALQGLAVVPLFAGYDTERHLGRLFSYDVTGGRYEEYEHHSVGSGSVFARGALKKLWKPGLDEEQAVAVAVEALYDAADDDSATGGPDLVRQLWPVVYVVNSAGAREIPERELHITAQELVSRRSAAGLEG
- a CDS encoding ubiquitin-like protein Pup, whose product is MATQDRRNTEGRTGEEELEETPPPEAGPEAGASAQTEGVDDLLDEIDGVLENNAEEFVRGFIQKGGQ
- the dop gene encoding depupylase/deamidase Dop, producing the protein MSVRRVMGTETEYGVLAPGMPAANATVLSSQIVNAYAASRRSGMGNFSGTRWDYTDEAPLNDARGFAVPRTAADPTQLTDAPPVLDAEQIAMEGGGPAALYGEQTTDNPVLMNMVLGNGARLYVDHAHPEYSSPEVTTPRDAVLWDKAGDAVVLAAVRYIAAAPGFSPVNLYKNNTDSKGASYGSHENYLVPRSVPFTDLVRGLVPFFVSRQVIVGSGRVGIGTNNQRQGYQLSQRADFFEAEVGLETTIRRPIVNTRDEPHAVAEKYRRLHVIIGDANLSEVSTLLKVGTTSIVLSMIEAGTAPEVELRDPVGALQAISHDPSLERLVELKDGRMVSGLDLQEIYLEAAARHCRSAGTDPDTEDILTRWTSLVGTLKRDPLEAAASVDWVAKLKLLQAYRNRDSLAWSDARLHLVDLQYSDIRPEKGLYHRLAARGQMERILTDQEIARAVNEPPDDTRAYFRGNCVSRFPQQVVGASWDSIIFELPSRRRLQRIPTREPLKGTRALTGELFEASVDAEDFVTRLLSGPEHSVAP
- the arc gene encoding proteasome ATPase, producing the protein MVGADNNVESGAEDPRGYLGGTGGPGIDAQQAAVLREKLRNVDRQLAALTHNNARLVAMLETAKSEIIRLKDALEKEGATPFSFATVISVNHRAPASRGKTTTAAVQDSLDIIQSGRKLRVSVSPLLDMDQIVPGQEVLLNESLVAVASLGFERSGELFTVKELLGTDRCLVIGRADDERVVRLNGPLVAEKVRVGDALTVDTRIGYALEKIPRSEVENLVLEEVPDISYSDIGGLGPQIEQIRDAVELPFLHPDLYREHGLKAPKGILLYGPPGCGKTLIAKAVAHSLAARVMEQTGSLGTRSYFLNIKGPELLDKYVGETERHIRLIFARAREKASGGSPVVVFFDEMDSLFRTRGTGISSDVETTIVPQLLSEIDGVEKLENVIVIGASNREDMIDPAILRPGRLDVKIKILRPDAEGAAEIFAKYLTPDLPLHRDDLAENGYDPEMTVREMIRRTVEKMYAEDKSNEYLEVTYANGDTEMLYFKDFNSGAVIQNVVDRAKKYAIKDLLMLHQRGLRIDHLMRAVVDEFREHEDMPNTTNPDDWARISGKKGERITYIRTIIQGKAGQEPGRTIETTANPGQYL
- a CDS encoding tRNA (adenine-N1)-methyltransferase: MNSETPGQTAATAPHGADNRRGPLRPGERVQLTDEKGRHSTITLTEGGAFHTHRGFLPHDTIIGKPEGTIVTNTTGQQYQVLRPLLSDFVLSMPRGAAVVYPKDAGQIVTMADIYPGARVVEAGVGSGALSISLLRAVGDYGSLHSFERREEFADIARGNVETFFGGPHPAWNITLGDFQEEVVRTEEPGSVDRVVLDMLAPWECTDAVATVLAPGGVWISYVATVTQLSRTAEAIRADGRFTEPDGWESMVRGWHLEGLAVRPDHRMVAHTGFLLTARRLAEGATGLVAKRRASKTNFSEEDLNAWTPAAVGEREVSAHKLRRAARDASSKVQRGALENAEKYNADQDGTPETP
- a CDS encoding site-2 protease family protein, which translates into the protein MSTTPGAGTPAPVRNGIPLGRIAGVPVYLAYSWFIIAAFIVVFFGPLVRRSFPYLGAGAYGVALGYALLLLVSVLIHELAHAVLARRYRWPTTKIVLTLWGGHTQFGSVQTTPGRSLLVALAGPAANFALAGAGWLLLVAVPLNPVAALLAQIFVWANLLVAVFNVLPGLPLDGGRIVESAVWKATGSQDRGTVAAGYAGRIIAALLAAAVVIPPYLRGEAPDLQLILLTALISSFLWMGAGASIQNARVRLRLPQVSAGALMSPAVSLPAGSTVSSARALLTANPHAALVITAVTGQPWAVADRGALALVPDNLAASTPVDAAARPLAPGAYVPVVAAGSELVEYLAKLQGSEYAVIDHDGSVIGLLTQAVVLDAISAKPGRRQRPPASPR
- a CDS encoding HAD family hydrolase codes for the protein MSSSVPNALQIDPRYAPLQAVLWDMDGTIVDTEPYWIQAEKDLVAEYGGSWTDSDAESMVGQALTYGAGMLQNAGVPLTIREIIDRLISQVTVKVRTQIPWRPGARELLAELREGGIPCVMVTMSEPVLANEVCRQLPAGTFEFLVTGDMVQQGKPHPEPYELAFDRLSELVPDLVKNRVVAIEDSLPGVTSAGAAGLVTLGVPHFLPLPPDEGRHEWETLAGRTAADLASLVTSAPAGATR
- a CDS encoding PAC2 family protein — translated: MSNTDETPPVGLQDFYGGSQERTTVMLAAFEGWNDAGEAASDAVKFLSMFWQSEKIASLNADEYYDFQFTRPVIERLASGEKRIKWPSTRISKAEVPNSNLDVIFVSGVEPSYKWRAYTAELIALAKELEVDCILLAGALLADVPHTRPIPVTVTCEDSDLREELKVESSHYEGPIGIVGVLAEMAGLADIPAVSLWAAVPHYVGHSPSPKAQLSLLHRIEELLQAPLDTALLTDEADAWERGVDELATEDPEIAAYVRQLEEAKDTAELPEASGESIAREFERYLKRRRRD
- the mshC gene encoding cysteine--1-D-myo-inosityl 2-amino-2-deoxy-alpha-D-glucopyranoside ligase; its protein translation is MIAWKNFPLPVLPGKSPDLVLHDTALDSAVPVRTDGEASLYVCGITPYDATHMGHASTYVAFDLLNRQWRDAGNTVRYVQNVTDVDDPLLERANAKGLDWRELALEQTQLFRDDMEALNVLAPDHYIGAVEAIDWIVPAVEDLLRRGLAYRVPGDGTNPAGDVYFSVDAASEMDPEDPAAWHLGSVSGLKPEQMLPIFAERGGDPLRPGKRNALDPLLWRVKRAGEPFWDGATLGEGRPGWHIECSVIAQRFLPAPFTVQAGGSDLVFPHHEMSAGHAYACSGSPLARHYAHAGMVGLDGEKMSKSLGNLVLVSQLRSQGTDPAAIRAVLLSHHYRTDWFWTDDQLTSAEQRLSRWRSALPNTSRAEAEQMLTEVRTAMARDLDAPAALAAVDAWAVMVAESGRANTVTADGAELAASTLDALLGIRL